The genomic stretch ATCCCCCTTGCGAAGGGTAAAGCTTACATCATTAACAGCATGAACCTGTCCAACAGTATGTCCAAAAAAACTGTGCTTAATAGGAAAAACTTTAGAAAGATGTTTGACTTCTAATAAAACTTCTTGATTTACTTGCATAAAAATACCTATTTAGATGCGTTTTACTTAAGTGGATAAAAACACTCTACAAAATGGTTTGGTGCTACTTCTTCCAGTAGTGGTTTACTACTTTTACATCTATCCGCTACCCTACTGCAACGATCTTGAAAATTACAACCCATTGGCAAATCAAATAAAGCAGGAACAATACCTTCAATAGTACGCAACCTATTAGTATGATTACGATTCCCGCCCATTAAAGGTGGTATGGCATCTAAGAGGGCTCGTGTATAAGGATGACGTGGCCCATCAAAAATTTCTTTTATGGAACTTTTTTCTATAATTCTGCCACAATACATAACAGCTACTTCATCACAAACCTCAGCAACTACGCCTAGATCATGGGTAATAAGTATAATACCCATTTGTGTCTCTTTCTGTAATTTTTGAATCAAATCAATGATTTGTGCTTGCGTAGTTACATCTAAAGCAGTAGTAGGCTCATCTGCAATCAATACGGAGGGACTACAAGCCAATGCAATAGCAATCATTACACGTTGACGCATTCCTCCTGAAAGCTGATGTGGATATTCTGAGATACGCTGATGTGGAGCTGGTATACCTACTAAGGTTAATAACTCTAAACAACGCATTTTTGCCTCTTTT from Cardinium endosymbiont of Culicoides punctatus encodes the following:
- a CDS encoding ABC transporter ATP-binding protein; translated protein: MKEKILEVRNLVTQFTMGSRMVAAVNNVSFDLFRGHSLGIVGESGSGKSAMALSLMRLITPPIGTTTGQGILLEGKDILQLSPKEMESVRGNRISMIFQEPMTSLNPVYTIGEQIMETIQLHEKASLKEAKMRCLELLTLVGIPAPHQRISEYPHQLSGGMRQRVMIAIALACSPSVLIADEPTTALDVTTQAQIIDLIQKLQKETQMGIILITHDLGVVAEVCDEVAVMYCGRIIEKSSIKEIFDGPRHPYTRALLDAIPPLMGGNRNHTNRLRTIEGIVPALFDLPMGCNFQDRCSRVADRCKSSKPLLEEVAPNHFVECFYPLK